A single region of the Melioribacteraceae bacterium 4301-Me genome encodes:
- a CDS encoding radical SAM protein, with the protein MFYLNNNYHFFQYKEKYFLYGINTRLLAEISELTYLMLCQMPADYYNLKKNNYGKFSVKEINETFKELKKNKIISRNNIPPRVPPPTPNFFKKEEILGKHGFNGLYLVICQDCNLRCRYCSAEYGRFGKNPQNKFMTVEVSRKALEYFFDNLQDNLEKVTIIFMGGEPLMNFEVLKQSVEYSMKKSPIPVDFILNTNGILMDEYKAKWFAENKNISVRFSIDGTNEMHNASRIYPNGKGSYDDTKKGLQIFLKFNQESPMIQASISKGKQYKNAVRHLWNLGAKRVIANITGESAFLDSSDYVMSKDDFESFMKELDEINQEIANNLINKGYSCWISLTEGQIKSILSKSIAPYHCVCGAGRTISITPDGSVYICQGFVGFEQYKIGTIYTEIDYDKLEEFGNLWAKVIDKCSDCWVRNSCSVSCIARYLTLDGLNSKEPSRYCNLAKKLFEASAYMLSKLMDERPEIFNILSKGKRL; encoded by the coding sequence ATGTTTTATTTAAATAATAATTACCATTTTTTTCAATATAAAGAGAAATATTTTCTGTATGGTATTAATACAAGACTATTAGCAGAGATTTCAGAATTAACCTATTTAATGCTATGTCAGATGCCTGCTGATTATTATAATCTCAAAAAGAATAATTATGGGAAATTCAGCGTGAAAGAGATTAATGAGACATTTAAAGAACTCAAAAAGAATAAGATTATATCCCGAAATAATATTCCTCCAAGAGTTCCACCTCCCACTCCAAATTTTTTTAAGAAGGAAGAAATATTGGGTAAACATGGTTTTAATGGTTTGTATTTAGTAATATGTCAAGATTGTAACTTAAGATGCAGGTATTGTTCAGCAGAATATGGTAGATTTGGAAAAAATCCCCAAAATAAATTTATGACTGTAGAAGTATCCCGAAAAGCATTAGAATATTTTTTTGATAACTTACAAGATAATTTAGAAAAAGTTACCATAATATTTATGGGCGGAGAACCTCTTATGAATTTTGAAGTATTAAAGCAATCAGTTGAATATAGTATGAAAAAGTCACCAATACCAGTAGACTTTATTTTAAATACAAATGGAATTCTAATGGATGAGTATAAAGCAAAATGGTTTGCTGAAAATAAAAATATCTCTGTTAGATTTAGTATTGATGGAACAAATGAAATGCACAATGCTTCAAGAATTTATCCCAATGGAAAAGGAAGTTATGACGATACTAAAAAGGGGTTACAAATATTTCTGAAGTTTAACCAAGAATCACCAATGATACAAGCTTCAATTAGTAAAGGTAAACAATATAAAAATGCTGTTAGACATTTGTGGAATTTAGGAGCTAAAAGAGTAATTGCTAATATTACGGGTGAAAGCGCCTTCCTCGATTCTTCCGATTACGTAATGAGTAAAGACGATTTTGAAAGTTTCATGAAAGAACTGGATGAGATAAATCAAGAAATAGCGAACAATCTCATCAATAAAGGTTATTCTTGTTGGATTAGTCTTACTGAAGGACAAATTAAAAGTATACTTTCTAAAAGTATTGCGCCCTACCATTGTGTCTGTGGAGCTGGTAGAACTATAAGTATTACTCCAGATGGTAGTGTATATATCTGTCAAGGATTTGTTGGTTTCGAACAATATAAAATTGGTACTATTTATACTGAAATCGATTATGATAAACTCGAAGAGTTTGGAAACTTATGGGCAAAGGTTATTGATAAATGCTCTGATTGTTGGGTCAGAAATTCTTGTTCAGTTTCTTGCATAGCTCGCTATTTAACATTAGATGGATTGAACAGTAAAGAACCTTCAAGATATTGTAATCTTGCAAAGAAATTATTTGAAGCATCTGCATATATGCTTAGTAAACTGATGGATGAAAGACCTGAAATTTTCAATATTTTAAGTAAGGGAAAAAGATTATGA
- a CDS encoding HlyD family secretion protein, with protein MSYEKDESIIISKLHFVFVRNFIRIFILIVGTLVIVLIIFSFIIVVDDTIESSGIVLPKSEFIIKSQVNGIVSNIFVEDGSYVKENDTLVIFNNTVNLIELKKVEKDLFIKKELAEKVKYDLLLSYRELQTKQELGKIELTSKKLEVHEDTLLKKIDGLISNGIIPFETQFKFLSVKKAELFLKQIEEQKSRIELSKYDLSVLEKEIEKLLANKKLLEENIKRSVVLAPSAGVVFLSDRRKILGSFFSEGQILFEVVDIRKGWRLKLIISDKDIPYVKEGQKVKVYFNAFPYMKYKIFSGCVEKVISSPESQETKYTVYVDLIDINEIKKGNASFNLKKGMVANCKIIKETKKLIEYAIEKFLDKSSI; from the coding sequence ATGTCTTATGAAAAAGACGAAAGCATAATTATTTCTAAATTACATTTCGTGTTTGTTCGTAATTTTATTAGAATTTTCATTCTAATTGTTGGAACATTGGTAATAGTGCTAATAATTTTTTCATTTATAATAGTTGTTGACGACACTATAGAAAGTTCCGGTATTGTTTTGCCAAAATCTGAATTTATAATTAAATCCCAGGTTAATGGAATTGTTAGTAATATCTTTGTTGAAGATGGTTCTTATGTAAAGGAGAATGATACATTGGTAATTTTTAATAATACTGTAAATTTAATAGAACTAAAAAAAGTAGAAAAAGATTTATTTATAAAAAAAGAGCTTGCAGAAAAAGTAAAATATGATTTATTATTATCTTACAGAGAGCTACAAACAAAACAAGAATTGGGAAAGATAGAACTCACAAGTAAAAAGCTTGAGGTTCACGAAGATACGTTACTTAAAAAAATTGATGGATTGATTTCAAATGGCATTATTCCTTTTGAGACCCAATTTAAGTTCTTATCGGTAAAAAAAGCAGAATTATTTTTAAAACAAATTGAAGAGCAAAAGTCTAGAATAGAGCTCAGTAAATATGATCTTAGTGTCCTTGAAAAGGAAATAGAAAAATTATTAGCAAACAAGAAGTTATTGGAAGAAAATATAAAAAGAAGCGTAGTGTTAGCTCCCTCTGCAGGTGTGGTTTTTTTATCTGATCGTAGAAAAATATTGGGCAGCTTTTTTTCAGAAGGACAAATATTATTTGAAGTGGTAGATATTAGGAAGGGTTGGAGATTAAAGCTAATAATTTCTGATAAAGATATCCCTTATGTGAAGGAGGGTCAAAAAGTAAAAGTATACTTTAATGCCTTTCCTTATATGAAATATAAGATTTTCAGTGGTTGTGTAGAGAAAGTAATATCTTCTCCTGAGAGCCAAGAAACTAAATATACGGTATATGTTGATTTAATAGATATAAATGAAATTAAAAAGGGAAATGCATCTTTCAACTTAAAAAAAGGTATGGTTGCTAATTGTAAGATAATCAAGGAGACTAAAAAACTTATCGAGTATGCAATTGAAAAGTTTCTGGATAAATCCAGCATATAA
- a CDS encoding MauE/DoxX family redox-associated membrane protein — protein sequence MKLQNIIRYVLGIVFLFSAIMKLTDYKTTAVLFANLIGFEILYAKVFLGLLILLEIIISYVFLADFVKNNFIYYSVSGMITIFIITNIVFLLKGYNNCGCFGSIIESSPLVSIIKNILMLYGVYYLKNNTYQKELFER from the coding sequence ATGAAATTGCAAAATATCATAAGATATGTTTTAGGAATTGTATTTCTTTTTTCAGCTATTATGAAATTAACAGATTATAAAACTACAGCAGTGTTGTTTGCAAATTTAATAGGGTTTGAAATTCTGTATGCTAAAGTATTTCTGGGTTTATTGATATTACTCGAAATTATTATCTCATATGTATTCTTAGCTGATTTTGTTAAAAATAATTTTATCTATTACTCAGTTTCGGGAATGATTACAATCTTTATTATTACTAATATTGTTTTCTTATTGAAAGGATACAATAACTGCGGATGTTTCGGTAGTATAATTGAAAGTTCGCCGCTGGTTTCAATTATCAAAAATATCTTAATGTTGTATGGAGTTTATTATTTAAAGAACAATACTTATCAAAAAGAACTATTTGAAAGATAA
- a CDS encoding YkvA family protein, which yields MNDITKNAMLEDFQTEYDSPELVEEKSKEIEEKLWVKLEKVGKKISFAKDIKALYKYMTDPEVPWYRKSIVIGALIYFISPIDAIPDLAPLVGYLDDLGVITAVLKFMGSELIPYYD from the coding sequence ATGAACGACATCACTAAAAATGCAATGTTAGAAGATTTTCAAACAGAATATGATTCCCCCGAATTGGTAGAGGAAAAATCAAAAGAAATAGAAGAAAAACTTTGGGTAAAATTAGAAAAAGTCGGCAAAAAAATTTCCTTTGCCAAAGATATTAAGGCATTATACAAATACATGACTGACCCGGAAGTTCCTTGGTACAGAAAATCAATTGTTATTGGTGCATTAATCTATTTTATAAGTCCAATTGATGCTATCCCTGATTTAGCACCGCTCGTTGGTTATCTTGATGATTTGGGAGTGATAACAGCAGTATTAAAATTTATGGGGAGTGAACTGATACCGTATTATGATTAG
- a CDS encoding phosphopantetheine-binding protein yields the protein MNYDEIVCEIKRIIIQKVGLKIALEDINENDSLYFLGLDSVGTITLAAAIEENFNIVIKDEDFSLALFQNISTLAKYIEQRLYS from the coding sequence ATGAATTATGATGAAATTGTTTGTGAAATAAAAAGAATTATTATTCAAAAGGTAGGTCTTAAAATTGCGTTAGAAGACATTAATGAAAATGATTCATTATACTTTTTAGGATTAGATTCTGTTGGTACAATTACATTAGCTGCTGCCATAGAAGAAAATTTTAATATTGTAATTAAGGATGAGGATTTTAGTTTAGCTTTATTTCAAAACATATCAACTTTAGCAAAATATATTGAACAAAGATTATATTCATGA
- a CDS encoding S8 family serine peptidase — protein MTTSNQLKLNFEKLTGVNIKIAVIDSGIDKSNPVLNRNIYKMKDYTISSAYSMNDDDICKDFIGHGTACAGIIIKNAPEVELLIIKIFDKELNSSYELLLKAIDFAIEEKVNIINLSLGMTQQRDYSELQQLCNKAYERNIVIVTAENPEGLISYPSCFDNVLSVKAGKIHKKYGYFFNNDSSNIIIARGDHQRVAWLNNKSMFVSGSSFAAPHISGIIALIMQAFPSIGIKQIKEILASNSEIDAPELVETYKNNSSDEISVELGDIIKQQNFSWIKKAIIYPFNKEMHSLIRFRRLLPFDIVGVFDEPAKLLIGRDSGDAIGIEPTGIIIESINKMDLYSNQFDTCIFGYLDEVSRIRKKDVLKEVALKSLNMGKNIYSLSQIHKEPYKELYELSVKKNLVLWYPSIDPDLLKNIGLLKGIFNKPHSTPKIGIFGTSSNQGKFTTQLTLYEEMTKAGYKVATISTEHQSELFGVNFTFPMGYGNSVNLPIDSYSAVLRGVLFLLDAQKYDIIILAGQSGIIPYEIETYSPTYTLTSIAMLFSTNPDAYILCVNYYDSDPFISDCISALEILGKAKTILLVFSDHTNETKFSGYKGFSYRKLTESEICRKIEHLESKFSIPATEVISEKGKKKLLNTVINYFS, from the coding sequence ATGACTACCTCTAATCAACTTAAACTTAATTTTGAAAAACTTACAGGCGTTAATATTAAAATAGCGGTTATTGATTCAGGCATTGATAAAAGTAATCCCGTGCTAAATAGAAATATTTATAAAATGAAAGACTATACAATTAGTTCAGCATACAGTATGAACGATGATGATATTTGTAAGGATTTTATTGGACATGGAACAGCCTGCGCTGGAATAATAATAAAAAATGCCCCTGAAGTAGAACTGCTAATTATTAAAATATTTGATAAAGAACTTAATTCATCTTACGAGCTTTTACTAAAAGCAATAGATTTTGCAATAGAAGAAAAGGTGAATATCATCAATTTAAGTTTGGGTATGACTCAACAACGTGATTATAGTGAGCTTCAACAATTATGTAACAAAGCATATGAAAGAAATATTGTAATAGTTACTGCTGAAAATCCAGAGGGTTTAATCTCGTATCCATCGTGTTTTGATAATGTTTTAAGTGTAAAAGCTGGAAAAATTCATAAGAAATATGGTTATTTTTTTAATAATGATAGTTCGAACATAATAATTGCACGAGGAGATCATCAAAGGGTTGCGTGGTTGAATAATAAGAGTATGTTTGTTTCCGGAAGTAGTTTTGCAGCACCACATATTTCAGGTATTATTGCTCTCATTATGCAGGCATTTCCAAGTATAGGAATAAAACAAATAAAGGAAATTTTAGCTTCAAACTCTGAAATAGACGCTCCCGAGCTAGTTGAAACTTATAAAAATAATTCAAGTGATGAAATTAGTGTAGAATTGGGTGATATAATAAAACAACAAAATTTTAGTTGGATAAAAAAAGCAATAATATATCCGTTTAATAAAGAAATGCATTCATTAATAAGATTTAGAAGACTTCTTCCATTTGATATTGTTGGGGTTTTTGATGAACCTGCAAAGTTGCTTATTGGGAGAGATTCAGGTGATGCTATCGGCATCGAACCTACTGGGATTATTATAGAATCTATTAATAAAATGGACTTATATTCTAATCAATTTGACACTTGCATATTTGGATATTTGGATGAAGTGAGTCGTATAAGAAAAAAAGATGTATTGAAAGAAGTAGCGCTCAAGTCATTAAATATGGGAAAAAATATTTATAGTCTTTCTCAGATACATAAGGAACCTTACAAGGAATTATATGAATTATCAGTGAAAAAGAACTTAGTTCTCTGGTATCCGTCTATTGATCCAGATTTGCTAAAAAACATTGGTTTATTAAAAGGTATATTTAATAAACCTCATAGTACGCCTAAGATAGGGATATTTGGTACTAGCTCTAATCAAGGGAAATTTACTACACAGTTAACCTTATATGAAGAGATGACAAAAGCCGGATATAAAGTAGCTACAATTTCTACAGAACATCAATCTGAATTGTTCGGAGTAAATTTTACCTTCCCAATGGGTTATGGAAATAGTGTAAATTTACCTATCGATTCATATTCAGCAGTACTTCGAGGTGTATTATTTCTTTTGGATGCTCAAAAATATGATATTATTATTTTAGCGGGTCAATCTGGTATAATCCCATACGAAATAGAGACTTATTCCCCTACTTATACTTTAACTTCAATTGCAATGTTATTTAGTACTAATCCAGATGCATATATTTTATGTGTAAATTATTATGACAGTGATCCCTTTATTTCAGATTGTATCAGCGCTTTGGAAATCTTGGGAAAGGCAAAGACAATATTACTTGTTTTTAGTGATCATACTAATGAAACTAAGTTCTCTGGATATAAGGGTTTTTCCTATAGAAAACTGACAGAATCAGAAATATGTAGGAAAATAGAGCATCTCGAATCTAAGTTTTCCATACCAGCCACTGAAGTAATTAGTGAAAAGGGGAAAAAAAAGTTACTTAATACTGTAATTAATTATTTTTCATGA
- a CDS encoding peptidase domain-containing ABC transporter codes for MQQFIKFFKLLRPYKKYITENLISSLFITFLSLPLPLFSKVIFDDVIPTQNISLLEIVLVLSLIFTVFNSLIKIAKEYFSIGIGIEMGVDFRLKFYRHLQSLSFDFFSNHETGEILSRQADTQASLTGIIGLINGLFINICQLLIFPLILLLINWQLTLLSIIALPFDVFGFYFVNKKVKALSKKLAEKDADINAKNYESIYGIKSVQSLGIEDKIFQKLKNLIRESIKLRLKLNIVQQSSSFVLGIIRAISTLVYSYVGWTNVINGTMSIGTFMAFSSYVGFFYTPLKDIIVMSQGIQVTLIHINRFFEVYENQSFIKEREKPIILNKVKGEIILSDVVFKYPNNDQVILNKVNLSIVPGTKIGITGPSGAGKSTLLYIMGRFYDPIEGTVFIDQNDIKDIELKSLRKNISFFLQDPFIFYGTIKENITCFDEYNDEIMFQRAVKIAYVDEFVKKLPSGYNTLIGERGALLSQGQKQRIVLARIIMKNAPIIIMDEATNAIDEQSEDFIFDALDKIVRDKTFVFVTHRNSLLHKADRLLFIEKGNIVEISNNDSYIKISNRTEHVL; via the coding sequence ATGCAACAATTTATTAAATTTTTTAAACTTCTTAGACCTTATAAAAAGTATATTACTGAAAATTTAATTTCTAGTCTTTTTATAACATTCCTATCTTTACCGCTTCCTTTGTTTAGTAAAGTTATCTTCGATGATGTTATCCCTACTCAAAACATTTCGTTGTTGGAGATTGTGCTAGTGCTATCTTTAATATTTACTGTATTTAATTCATTGATCAAAATAGCTAAAGAATATTTTAGTATAGGAATAGGGATTGAAATGGGTGTTGATTTTAGATTAAAGTTTTATCGTCATCTTCAATCTCTTTCTTTTGATTTTTTTAGCAATCACGAAACCGGAGAAATCTTATCGAGACAAGCTGACACTCAAGCTTCTCTCACTGGTATTATTGGACTAATAAATGGTTTATTTATAAATATTTGTCAATTGTTAATTTTCCCTCTTATTCTTCTATTAATTAATTGGCAATTGACACTACTCAGTATAATAGCTTTACCCTTCGATGTATTCGGATTTTATTTTGTGAATAAGAAAGTAAAAGCGCTATCGAAAAAATTAGCTGAAAAAGATGCTGATATTAATGCAAAAAACTATGAATCTATTTATGGAATAAAGTCAGTTCAATCATTAGGTATCGAGGATAAAATTTTTCAAAAACTCAAAAATCTTATTCGGGAGTCTATAAAACTTAGATTAAAATTGAATATAGTTCAGCAATCCTCAAGTTTTGTTTTAGGAATTATCAGAGCAATTTCTACATTAGTTTACTCTTATGTAGGGTGGACAAATGTTATAAATGGAACAATGAGTATAGGCACCTTTATGGCATTTTCAAGTTATGTAGGCTTTTTCTACACTCCCCTTAAAGACATTATTGTTATGTCTCAGGGAATACAAGTCACTCTTATTCATATAAATAGATTTTTTGAGGTTTATGAAAATCAATCTTTTATTAAAGAACGAGAGAAGCCAATTATATTAAACAAAGTTAAAGGTGAAATTATACTTAGTGATGTGGTATTTAAATATCCCAATAACGACCAAGTGATTCTTAATAAAGTTAATCTGTCTATTGTACCAGGTACTAAAATAGGAATTACCGGGCCTAGTGGTGCAGGAAAAAGTACACTACTTTATATAATGGGAAGATTTTATGATCCGATAGAAGGAACCGTTTTTATTGATCAGAATGATATTAAAGATATTGAATTAAAATCGCTTAGAAAAAACATAAGTTTCTTTCTTCAAGACCCTTTTATTTTTTATGGAACTATAAAAGAAAACATAACATGTTTTGATGAATACAATGACGAAATAATGTTTCAGAGAGCGGTAAAAATTGCTTATGTTGATGAATTTGTAAAAAAATTACCAAGTGGTTATAATACTTTAATAGGAGAAAGAGGGGCACTATTATCACAAGGACAGAAGCAAAGAATTGTTTTAGCAAGAATTATTATGAAGAATGCTCCCATAATAATTATGGATGAGGCAACTAATGCAATTGATGAACAATCCGAGGACTTCATATTTGATGCTCTTGATAAAATTGTAAGGGACAAAACTTTCGTTTTTGTTACACATCGAAATTCTTTATTACATAAAGCGGATCGCCTACTTTTTATAGAAAAAGGAAACATTGTAGAAATATCAAATAATGATTCATACATAAAAATAAGTAACAGAACTGAACATGTCTTATGA
- a CDS encoding aminoglycoside 6-adenylyltransferase codes for METSANILSKLKNNFLQWAESQNDIRAVIIFGSQARDIFPADEWSDIDFMIYAMNIKQYIQKNEWLSNIGNILISLVNLSFLNQPGISTLFEEGKNIDFFFQTVHELENMVNTQTLPFVFQRGFRVFLDKDGLATQLYYFQKKSQYLFPPGNEIYLRAVNMYWYQAYYIAKQLFRNELWHAKVRDAYLKESLLTMIQWHAGVKSNWSKDVWHMGKFINEWADTFVLEKLNSLFGHYNLEDSWKTLFASNDLFRQLAREVAKNLNYSYPEDIDKRVSQFIRDF; via the coding sequence ATGGAGACCTCTGCAAATATTTTATCCAAGTTGAAAAATAATTTCTTACAATGGGCTGAATCGCAAAATGATATTAGAGCAGTTATTATTTTTGGCTCTCAAGCAAGAGATATTTTTCCTGCTGATGAATGGTCTGATATTGATTTTATGATATATGCTATGAATATCAAACAATATATTCAAAAAAATGAGTGGCTTAGTAATATTGGGAATATATTAATTTCACTTGTCAATTTATCTTTTCTTAATCAACCTGGTATTTCAACGCTTTTTGAAGAAGGAAAAAATATAGATTTCTTTTTCCAAACAGTACACGAGTTGGAGAATATGGTTAATACACAAACCTTACCATTTGTATTTCAGCGTGGATTTCGGGTATTTCTTGATAAAGATGGGTTAGCTACACAACTCTACTATTTTCAAAAAAAGTCTCAATATCTTTTCCCTCCCGGTAATGAGATATACCTACGGGCTGTTAATATGTATTGGTACCAAGCATATTATATAGCAAAACAATTATTTCGCAATGAGCTATGGCATGCTAAAGTTCGTGATGCATATTTAAAAGAAAGTTTATTAACCATGATACAATGGCATGCCGGTGTTAAGTCTAATTGGTCAAAAGATGTATGGCATATGGGGAAATTTATTAATGAATGGGCAGATACTTTTGTTTTAGAAAAATTAAATTCTTTGTTTGGGCATTATAATTTGGAAGACAGCTGGAAAACACTATTTGCTAGTAATGATTTATTCCGCCAATTAGCACGCGAAGTAGCAAAGAATTTGAATTACTCTTACCCAGAAGATATTGACAAAAGAGTATCACAATTCATTAGGGATTTTTGA
- a CDS encoding ATP-binding cassette domain-containing protein, whose product MMAAYSLLANIIPAVNRFVNANIVLQEASIASARLMDILLVEQEDKQGEEKFRFNYKLSIKDGIFSWNGKKDLFTNINIEIKKGRITALWGKSGTGKTTLVNLIQRKYNLSKGGLYVDDIEAKNINLYEYRGRIGVVPQSIKIFDGSIAENILLGRKIKDYSLLENLIDELGLSSFYKNFDYGLATIVGEDGQKLSGGEQQIISLTRALLNKPDLLIIDEGLSGIDVEYEKLIFDTLKNYARTNAVLLITHNLHSIMKSDYVYILSEGCVVQQGSPQELITQNGLFKNIWELKDSMYSNKEGVLR is encoded by the coding sequence ATGATGGCAGCATATTCATTACTGGCGAATATAATTCCCGCTGTCAATCGTTTCGTGAATGCTAATATAGTTCTTCAGGAAGCATCAATAGCTTCAGCAAGGTTGATGGATATTTTATTAGTTGAACAAGAAGATAAACAGGGAGAAGAAAAATTTAGATTCAATTATAAATTATCTATCAAGGATGGAATATTTTCATGGAATGGAAAGAAGGACTTATTTACAAACATTAATATTGAAATAAAGAAAGGGCGTATAACGGCACTATGGGGAAAAAGCGGCACAGGTAAAACTACCCTTGTAAATTTGATTCAAAGAAAATACAACCTGAGTAAAGGCGGATTATATGTTGATGATATCGAAGCAAAAAATATCAATCTGTATGAATATAGAGGAAGAATCGGAGTTGTTCCACAATCTATTAAAATATTTGATGGTTCAATTGCCGAAAATATTTTGTTAGGTAGAAAAATAAAAGATTATTCTTTATTAGAAAATCTTATCGATGAATTGGGGTTATCCTCATTTTATAAAAACTTTGATTATGGGCTGGCAACTATTGTAGGCGAGGATGGACAGAAACTTTCAGGTGGAGAGCAGCAAATAATATCTCTTACAAGAGCATTACTTAATAAACCGGATTTATTAATAATAGACGAGGGTTTAAGTGGGATTGATGTTGAATATGAAAAATTAATTTTTGATACACTAAAAAATTATGCCAGAACAAACGCTGTATTATTAATTACACATAATCTTCATTCAATTATGAAGTCTGATTATGTTTATATTTTGTCAGAAGGATGTGTTGTACAGCAAGGCAGTCCCCAAGAATTAATTACTCAAAATGGGCTTTTCAAAAATATTTGGGAATTAAAAGATAGCATGTACAGCAATAAAGAGGGAGTATTAAGATGA